A stretch of the Clostridium fungisolvens genome encodes the following:
- a CDS encoding DegV family protein produces the protein MQKIALITDSGCDLDTEILNKYNMFFLPLRIIYKDNDYLDRLEISPEELYLSLEKEIPKTSLPDGQFIENTLNQIEAQGYTHAISISISSGLSGTANSLRIIAENHPNLKTYIFDSKTLSMPQGAITLVAAEMIESGSTFEEIIEVLPKLREKTDGYFTLKTLDYLKKGGRIGKVSGTIGEMLNIKPIISINDDGIYFTHSKARGRKQAIGKLREILDEHLSISKCKVWILQGDALDEAKAFLEVVKDLPNITHISISTIGPALGVHAGPGLLGLAIQRE, from the coding sequence TTGCAAAAAATAGCTTTAATTACTGATAGTGGCTGTGATTTAGACACTGAAATTTTAAATAAATATAATATGTTTTTCTTACCTTTAAGAATTATATATAAAGATAATGATTATTTAGACAGGCTAGAGATAAGCCCAGAAGAGTTATACCTATCTCTTGAAAAAGAAATACCAAAAACATCACTTCCTGATGGACAATTTATAGAAAATACCTTGAACCAAATTGAAGCTCAAGGATATACACATGCTATATCTATAAGTATATCGTCCGGACTTTCTGGCACTGCAAATAGTTTAAGAATAATAGCTGAGAATCATCCAAATCTAAAGACATATATCTTTGATTCTAAAACCTTAAGTATGCCTCAAGGCGCTATAACTTTAGTAGCAGCTGAAATGATAGAATCAGGTAGCACTTTTGAAGAAATAATCGAAGTTCTACCAAAACTTAGAGAAAAAACTGATGGTTACTTTACACTTAAAACTCTAGATTATTTAAAAAAAGGTGGAAGAATCGGAAAGGTTTCTGGAACTATAGGAGAAATGCTAAATATAAAGCCAATAATCTCTATAAATGATGATGGTATTTATTTCACTCATTCTAAGGCAAGAGGTAGAAAGCAAGCTATAGGTAAGTTAAGAGAAATACTAGATGAGCATCTAAGTATCTCTAAATGTAAGGTTTGGATACTACAGGGTGATGCATTGGATGAAGCAAAAGCTTTCTTAGAAGTTGTAAAGGATTTACCAAATATAACTCATATAAGTATATCAACCATCGGGCCAGCATTAGGGGTACACGCAGGACCTGGACTCTTAGGCCTTGCTATACAAAGGGAATAG
- a CDS encoding PadR family transcriptional regulator: MDEFKFSNIEDIKAEEKRLYEEYKQKLNELKKVQKEKEAVGQVLTKGLLPIYVLYILSLGPTNGNDISHKIGERTNGLWVPSTGGIYPLLKKFEKEDLILGEWDDPKKKFMKVYTLTDKGFKEFNNRKSLLKIKIEEALDVFKIIYSDLY; encoded by the coding sequence GTGGACGAATTTAAATTTAGTAACATAGAAGATATAAAAGCTGAAGAAAAACGCCTGTATGAGGAATATAAGCAAAAACTCAATGAGCTAAAAAAAGTTCAAAAAGAAAAAGAGGCCGTAGGACAAGTACTTACTAAAGGTCTGCTTCCAATTTATGTTCTTTATATATTAAGTTTGGGTCCTACAAACGGAAATGATATATCTCATAAAATAGGAGAAAGAACTAATGGCTTATGGGTTCCTAGCACTGGCGGAATATATCCTTTACTAAAGAAGTTTGAAAAAGAAGATCTTATACTCGGCGAATGGGATGATCCTAAGAAAAAATTCATGAAAGTTTACACTCTTACAGATAAAGGTTTCAAAGAATTTAACAACAGAAAATCTCTCCTAAAAATTAAGATAGAAGAAGCATTAGATGTTTTTAAAATAATTTATTCTGATTTATATTAG
- the thiT gene encoding energy-coupled thiamine transporter ThiT, whose amino-acid sequence MINYFSQMVKEFFEGLSKFSSLPKNLADIFTNPMNVIALLGCAVLIGVFAASRKIKFDAKLIARIALALALATILQALKLYHFPQGGSVTPGSMIPIILIGLIYGPSVGLLTGFLYGLINLLTDPYIVHPVQLLFDYPLAFAALGLSGFFKNSKILGANTKLLACIIAIFGRFLCHFISGVVFFGEYAPAGTSVWIYSLTVNGLIMGAEAIICVIILYFLPVERLVKQASLGSY is encoded by the coding sequence ATGATTAATTACTTTAGTCAAATGGTTAAAGAATTTTTTGAGGGACTATCTAAATTTAGCAGTTTACCAAAAAATTTAGCAGACATCTTTACAAACCCTATGAATGTTATAGCATTATTAGGTTGTGCAGTACTAATAGGAGTTTTTGCAGCCTCAAGGAAAATTAAATTTGATGCAAAGCTTATAGCAAGAATTGCCTTAGCACTTGCTCTAGCTACTATTCTACAAGCGCTTAAATTATATCACTTTCCTCAAGGTGGAAGTGTTACTCCTGGAAGTATGATTCCTATAATACTTATCGGGCTAATATATGGTCCATCTGTTGGCCTTCTAACTGGATTTTTATATGGTTTGATAAATCTTCTTACTGATCCTTATATTGTTCATCCAGTGCAATTACTATTTGATTACCCTTTAGCATTTGCTGCTCTTGGTTTATCTGGTTTCTTTAAAAACAGCAAAATACTAGGTGCAAACACAAAGTTGTTAGCATGTATTATTGCAATTTTCGGAAGGTTCCTATGCCATTTTATATCTGGAGTTGTATTCTTTGGTGAATATGCACCTGCTGGTACATCTGTATGGATATATTCCTTAACTGTAAATGGCTTAATAATGGGCGCAGAGGCAATCATATGCGTTATAATACTTTATTTCCTACCAGTTGAAAGACTTGTTAAACAAGCCTCTCTAGGCTCATATTAG
- a CDS encoding MTH1187 family thiamine-binding protein, whose protein sequence is MVIVDIAVMPLVPCASEDEMYKVVDKVIEYIGQSGLKYEVGAMSTTIEGELDKVFEVIKKAHRIPFDLGIDRVVTVVRLDERYGGISIDEKLKNHR, encoded by the coding sequence ATGGTCATAGTAGATATAGCAGTAATGCCATTAGTTCCATGTGCAAGTGAAGATGAAATGTATAAAGTAGTAGATAAGGTAATTGAGTATATAGGACAATCAGGGTTAAAATATGAAGTTGGTGCCATGAGTACAACTATTGAAGGTGAATTGGACAAAGTATTTGAAGTAATAAAAAAAGCTCACAGGATACCCTTTGACCTAGGAATTGACCGAGTAGTAACTGTTGTTAGACTCGATGAAAGGTATGGCGGTATTTCAATTGATGAAAAACTAAAAAACCATAGATAA
- a CDS encoding ferredoxin: MRADVDKDTCIGCGLCPSICPEVFDMEDDGKAAAVNPDVPEGVEDSAKEAEESCPVNAISVE, encoded by the coding sequence ATGAGAGCTGACGTAGATAAGGATACTTGTATTGGATGTGGACTTTGTCCATCTATTTGCCCAGAGGTATTTGATATGGAGGATGATGGAAAAGCTGCAGCGGTAAATCCTGATGTTCCTGAAGGAGTAGAGGATTCAGCTAAGGAAGCTGAAGAAAGTTGTCCTGTAAATGCAATATCAGTAGAATAG
- a CDS encoding Mrp/NBP35 family ATP-binding protein: MGDCSTCASKDKCSSAKSGTNVCVKVMPKYGNIKNIIGVISGKGGVGKSTVTGIMATHLRKKGYKVGVLDADITGPSMPRFFGINEKRAQMLPIDDNNNFKFIPVETEMGIKVISMNLLTAEEAQPVIWRGPVVTGVLNQMYTDTVWDDLDYLLIDMPPGTGDIALTVMQSFPISEIVVVSTPQDMVSMIVKKVVIMAEKVGVQIRGVVENMSYIECDGCGTKMRVFSKKSAEEHAEYLGLPLICELPINVDLTEALEEGKAEGYVADNALYEMLFAGLY; this comes from the coding sequence ATGGGAGATTGTTCAACATGTGCAAGTAAAGATAAATGTTCAAGCGCTAAAAGCGGTACAAATGTATGTGTTAAGGTTATGCCTAAATACGGTAATATTAAAAATATAATTGGTGTTATAAGTGGAAAAGGTGGAGTTGGAAAATCTACTGTTACTGGTATAATGGCTACTCACTTGAGAAAGAAAGGGTATAAAGTTGGAGTGTTAGATGCTGATATAACAGGTCCATCAATGCCAAGGTTCTTTGGGATCAATGAAAAGCGAGCACAAATGCTACCAATAGATGATAATAACAACTTTAAATTTATTCCTGTTGAAACAGAAATGGGAATAAAGGTAATATCAATGAATTTGCTTACAGCTGAAGAAGCTCAGCCTGTTATATGGAGAGGACCTGTAGTAACTGGGGTTCTAAATCAGATGTACACTGATACTGTATGGGATGATTTAGACTACTTGCTGATAGATATGCCACCAGGAACTGGTGACATAGCTCTTACAGTAATGCAAAGTTTTCCTATATCAGAAATTGTGGTCGTATCAACTCCTCAAGACATGGTTTCAATGATTGTTAAAAAGGTTGTTATTATGGCTGAAAAGGTTGGAGTACAAATAAGAGGCGTTGTAGAGAACATGTCTTACATAGAATGTGATGGATGTGGTACAAAGATGAGAGTATTTTCTAAAAAATCTGCAGAAGAACATGCAGAGTATTTAGGGTTACCACTTATCTGTGAGTTGCCGATAAATGTTGATTTAACTGAGGCTTTAGAAGAAGGAAAAGCAGAAGGTTACGTAGCAGATAATGCCTTATATGAAATGCTCTTTGCAGGATTATATTAA
- a CDS encoding DUF7922 domain-containing protein, whose amino-acid sequence MSHGKLYRSFIILQEDERGHSVSSDKPLSGYAKIEAKNDKCKITFYAQNLKKDNGKLCMILICSKKDNKQLINLGPVNISEQGKAETSCEYLANDIGGAGILFDKVSGAALAKELDGKLTFVLGGFMNGELPSDDWKAYKLINAKVKTEVKAEEKVEVKESSKDEHHHKDEHKKLEYEQDKKVKVEIKEEVEEKREEVLQQPIVEEIKENPRKPEEIPQEDKVVIEKADKKLEAEEEINRVEVETPSNEVEDEPVESYLDKINDREDEEDPKDHKFDEYERSIIEAKEKEKDIEIDVENSFEIRGSIGEFFQGVVQDFEEVGGFRDIKYCKWYKVPVKDLDVMCNISNYNKYTVVYYPMINYYPYIKKYGYFMIGFKCDDEGRVKYLVYAVPGTKDKLEQPYGGKSGFVTWMPYSKKGKDYGYWLMFYDFKNSMIVVPMK is encoded by the coding sequence TTGTCACACGGAAAATTATATAGGAGTTTTATTATACTTCAAGAAGATGAAAGAGGTCATTCTGTATCATCTGATAAGCCTTTGTCAGGCTATGCAAAGATTGAGGCTAAAAATGATAAATGCAAGATAACCTTCTATGCGCAGAACTTAAAAAAAGATAATGGGAAGTTGTGCATGATCCTTATCTGTTCAAAGAAAGATAATAAGCAATTAATAAACCTAGGTCCTGTGAACATATCTGAACAAGGTAAGGCTGAGACAAGTTGTGAGTATTTAGCAAATGATATCGGTGGAGCAGGCATATTATTTGATAAAGTCTCAGGAGCGGCCCTTGCAAAAGAATTGGATGGAAAGTTGACCTTTGTACTTGGTGGATTTATGAATGGGGAGTTGCCAAGTGATGATTGGAAGGCTTACAAACTAATCAATGCAAAGGTTAAGACAGAGGTGAAAGCAGAAGAAAAAGTAGAAGTAAAAGAAAGTAGTAAAGATGAGCATCATCATAAAGATGAACATAAAAAACTTGAATATGAGCAAGATAAGAAAGTTAAAGTAGAAATTAAAGAAGAAGTAGAAGAAAAGAGAGAAGAAGTACTACAGCAACCGATTGTAGAAGAAATTAAAGAGAATCCAAGAAAACCAGAAGAGATTCCACAAGAAGATAAGGTAGTTATTGAAAAAGCCGATAAAAAGTTAGAGGCAGAGGAAGAAATAAATAGAGTTGAAGTTGAAACTCCTAGTAATGAAGTAGAGGATGAGCCTGTAGAAAGTTACTTGGATAAAATAAACGATAGAGAAGACGAAGAAGATCCTAAGGATCATAAGTTTGATGAATATGAGAGGTCAATTATTGAGGCAAAAGAAAAAGAAAAAGATATAGAAATAGATGTAGAAAATAGCTTCGAGATAAGAGGTAGTATAGGAGAGTTCTTCCAAGGTGTTGTTCAGGACTTTGAAGAAGTTGGTGGATTCAGAGACATAAAGTACTGTAAGTGGTACAAGGTTCCAGTAAAAGATTTAGACGTTATGTGCAACATATCAAACTACAATAAGTACACAGTAGTATATTATCCTATGATAAATTATTATCCATACATTAAAAAATATGGATACTTTATGATTGGGTTTAAATGCGATGATGAGGGCAGAGTTAAATACTTGGTTTATGCAGTACCTGGAACTAAAGATAAGTTAGAACAACCATATGGAGGTAAGTCAGGATTTGTAACTTGGATGCCTTATTCTAAGAAGGGTAAGGATTATGGTTATTGGCTAATGTTCTATGATTTTAAAAATTCCATGATAGTTGTACCAATGAAATAG
- the rsmA gene encoding 16S rRNA (adenine(1518)-N(6)/adenine(1519)-N(6))-dimethyltransferase RsmA yields the protein MDIKDIKTQELVKKYNFKFTKSLGQNFLVDDSVLQDIVDGAEVTEDDLVIEIGPGVGTLTAELLKKAKKVIAIELDDELVPILQNELGDNPKFQLVHKDALKVDFNELIGEEKSVKLVANLPYYVTTPIIVRLLNEGYNFKSLTIMIQKEVAERINSEPNCKEYGSISVLVQYYCDTRIVRYVSPNCFIPRPKVESIVIRLDRLGKPRVDVKSEKLFFDVVRNSFNMRRKTLWNTVKSIGLTKEHMEKAFENSGIDPKRRGETLSIAEFAALSDSIYEEKNNS from the coding sequence ATGGATATAAAAGATATAAAGACGCAAGAATTAGTGAAAAAGTATAATTTTAAATTTACTAAAAGTTTAGGTCAAAACTTTCTTGTAGATGATTCGGTATTACAAGACATTGTAGATGGAGCTGAAGTAACCGAGGATGATTTAGTCATAGAAATCGGCCCAGGAGTTGGGACTCTAACAGCAGAGCTTCTTAAAAAAGCAAAAAAGGTAATAGCAATAGAGCTAGATGATGAGCTAGTACCAATATTACAAAATGAACTCGGAGATAACCCTAAGTTTCAATTAGTTCATAAAGATGCATTAAAAGTTGATTTTAATGAATTGATAGGTGAAGAGAAGAGTGTAAAACTTGTAGCCAATCTTCCGTACTACGTTACTACTCCAATTATTGTAAGACTTTTGAACGAAGGATACAATTTTAAATCTCTAACAATAATGATACAGAAAGAGGTTGCAGAAAGAATAAATTCAGAGCCTAATTGTAAAGAATACGGTTCTATATCTGTTCTTGTCCAATACTATTGCGATACAAGAATTGTAAGATATGTTTCACCTAATTGCTTTATTCCGAGGCCAAAGGTTGAATCAATTGTTATAAGGTTAGATAGACTTGGAAAACCTAGAGTAGATGTAAAAAGTGAAAAACTATTTTTTGATGTCGTAAGAAATTCATTTAATATGAGAAGAAAGACTTTATGGAATACCGTTAAAAGTATAGGTCTTACAAAAGAGCATATGGAAAAGGCGTTCGAAAATAGTGGAATAGATCCTAAAAGAAGAGGTGAAACTCTAAGTATTGCTGAATTTGCAGCTCTTAGTGATTCAATATATGAAGAAAAGAATAATAGTTAA
- the rnmV gene encoding ribonuclease M5: protein MIKEVIVVEGRDDVTAVKKAVDAEVIAVGGFGINGKIINRIKEAQKRQGVIVLTDPDFAGEKIRRIISKRVEGIKHAYIAREDGTKDGDIGVENATPEVIIRALTEAKANQKEKREEFSIQDLLYFKLVGDGAAKNRRALLGKELSIGYGNGNQLLSRLNNYGITKEEFVEAMKKVDKKLSIGE, encoded by the coding sequence GTGATAAAAGAAGTTATTGTGGTTGAGGGAAGAGATGATGTTACTGCGGTAAAAAAAGCTGTAGATGCTGAAGTTATAGCTGTAGGTGGATTTGGAATAAACGGTAAGATTATAAATAGAATTAAAGAAGCACAGAAAAGACAAGGTGTAATAGTACTAACTGATCCAGACTTTGCTGGTGAAAAGATAAGACGAATAATTTCTAAAAGAGTAGAAGGAATAAAACATGCTTATATAGCAAGGGAGGATGGAACAAAGGATGGTGACATTGGGGTAGAAAATGCTACGCCAGAAGTTATAATAAGAGCTTTAACTGAGGCAAAGGCTAATCAAAAGGAAAAAAGAGAAGAGTTTAGCATTCAAGACCTTTTATATTTTAAATTAGTTGGTGATGGAGCTGCTAAAAATAGGAGAGCTCTTTTAGGTAAAGAACTTAGTATTGGATATGGAAATGGGAACCAACTGCTTTCCAGATTAAATAATTATGGAATAACTAAAGAAGAATTTGTGGAAGCTATGAAAAAGGTTGATAAAAAGTTAAGTATAGGAGAATAA
- a CDS encoding 3D domain-containing protein, with translation MVEKMKINLRKIFSNGPKAKIVLGLVVATSLVIVICNMRKTVIVSIDGNEQTLTTFKGTVKGALHDNGIVLGPKDKIQPSLDQSVKSNIKINIKKAVDVEVAVDGKELKIQTAEGNVNEMLSAEGIQLEEYDKISPAINTQITAGMKIEVVRVESKVVKESQQLDYSTVVNNDDNLDRSVVKTVQEGAPGEKEVTYRVIVENGKEVSKKVVAEKVVKDPQNKVVVKGTMNTLALSRGDSIAYKKKLSVVATAYTGGGSTATGNTPKRNASGTSTIAVDPRVIPLGTKVYIPGYGFAVAHDTGGAIKNNRVDLYMNSSSDANSWGVRNVDVYIIAYPGQG, from the coding sequence ATGGTAGAAAAAATGAAAATCAATCTAAGAAAGATTTTTTCTAATGGTCCTAAGGCAAAAATCGTGTTGGGGCTTGTTGTTGCAACAAGCTTGGTTATAGTAATATGCAACATGAGAAAGACTGTAATAGTTAGTATAGACGGCAATGAACAGACATTAACGACATTTAAAGGGACTGTTAAAGGGGCATTACACGATAACGGTATAGTTCTAGGCCCTAAGGACAAAATTCAACCATCTTTAGATCAATCTGTGAAGAGCAATATAAAGATTAATATAAAAAAGGCAGTTGATGTAGAGGTTGCGGTTGATGGAAAAGAGCTAAAGATACAAACCGCCGAAGGTAACGTAAATGAAATGTTGAGTGCTGAAGGGATACAACTTGAAGAATATGACAAGATATCTCCAGCAATAAACACCCAAATAACAGCAGGAATGAAAATAGAAGTTGTAAGAGTGGAGTCTAAGGTTGTAAAGGAAAGTCAACAGTTGGATTATAGTACTGTTGTCAATAATGATGACAATCTAGACAGAAGCGTTGTAAAAACGGTTCAGGAAGGTGCTCCTGGAGAAAAAGAAGTTACTTATAGAGTTATCGTTGAAAATGGCAAAGAGGTAAGTAAGAAAGTAGTAGCTGAAAAGGTAGTAAAGGATCCTCAGAATAAAGTAGTTGTAAAGGGTACGATGAATACTCTTGCGCTGTCTAGAGGAGATTCAATAGCTTATAAGAAAAAGCTTTCAGTAGTAGCAACTGCTTATACTGGAGGTGGAAGTACAGCTACAGGCAACACACCTAAGAGAAATGCAAGTGGAACTAGTACTATTGCGGTAGACCCAAGGGTAATTCCTTTAGGAACAAAGGTTTACATACCTGGTTATGGGTTTGCTGTTGCACATGATACTGGCGGTGCAATTAAAAATAATAGGGTAGATCTTTATATGAATTCAAGTAGTGATGCAAATTCGTGGGGTGTAAGAAACGTAGATGTTTATATTATTGCTTATCCAGGTCAAGGATAA
- a CDS encoding TatD family hydrolase translates to MGDFAFNIFDTHAHYDDKSFDDDREKVITDIRDNGVIGVLNCGSSLYGAEMSVKLSEQYDIFYAAVGIHPENADEFNESSFERIKELAKNKKVKAIGEIGLDYYWEENPPREVQKSVFRAHMKLAEELKLPVVIHDREAHGDTLEIMKEFTNVKGIVHCFSGSVEFAKECLKLGYYIGFTGVVTFKNAKKILEVAKEVPLDRMLVETDCPYMAPVPFRGKRNQSDYIRYIVEKLADIKGLEPKEINDQFIKNIKQLLKL, encoded by the coding sequence ATGGGTGATTTTGCATTTAACATATTTGATACCCATGCACATTATGACGATAAGTCCTTTGATGATGATAGAGAAAAGGTTATAACTGATATTCGAGACAATGGTGTAATCGGGGTACTTAACTGTGGATCTTCTTTATATGGAGCTGAAATGTCAGTTAAGTTATCAGAGCAATATGATATTTTTTATGCTGCAGTAGGTATACATCCAGAAAATGCTGATGAATTTAATGAAAGTAGTTTTGAAAGAATAAAGGAATTAGCCAAAAATAAAAAAGTAAAGGCTATTGGAGAGATAGGATTAGATTATTATTGGGAAGAAAATCCTCCAAGGGAAGTTCAGAAAAGTGTGTTTAGAGCGCACATGAAGTTAGCAGAAGAGCTTAAACTACCAGTTGTGATACATGATAGAGAGGCACACGGAGATACCTTAGAAATTATGAAGGAATTTACTAATGTAAAGGGTATAGTGCACTGTTTTTCTGGTAGCGTGGAGTTTGCAAAGGAATGTTTGAAGCTTGGGTACTACATAGGATTTACTGGAGTAGTTACTTTTAAAAATGCTAAAAAGATATTAGAAGTTGCTAAGGAGGTACCATTAGATAGGATGTTAGTTGAAACAGACTGTCCTTATATGGCACCAGTACCTTTTAGGGGAAAGAGAAATCAATCTGATTATATCAGATATATTGTTGAAAAGTTAGCAGATATAAAAGGATTAGAACCTAAAGAAATAAATGATCAATTTATAAAAAATATTAAACAGTTGCTAAAATTATAG
- a CDS encoding DUF445 family protein translates to MKYFFGVLIGAIIGYITNWVAIKMLFRPHYEKRLFGIKLPFTPGLIPKEKARISRSVGETVGNHLLTNDVMISALSNDNIKNHLKSIIEKKIGSAKSLDKDLDEVLEDKIGDYYKKLKIRFKVKASSYALTKFRNEEFIDSASKFIMNKINITLLEKPSKLKELSSGKGFYNNILNDMPKVIDKSKIAQYINQNINQSLDHLVSESMKVEDIVPPEVFSSINTYIYNERDGISKQVSSILREDKVEEKVKEAIKNNVLSGMNPLVSMFLNVDSVYDKFLQAIDSYIEDDDNKILLVSYIGTIISSFGKKQVKDVLYGIPQDSRKNLIDILSASAVERLITSDVLEGGLKLILDKIDSFESYHHILILLAENYEDRIEKYIRSTIKTLVMSGAFEEKIGRAIDVLIKEISNTSITKLLNSYDGSINDELSNLIENIYDKFINDEGSNIIHIIDIPKIVEDQINSFDVDYAEKIILDIASKELSAITWLGALLGGVLGILSPVLASIGS, encoded by the coding sequence ATGAAATACTTTTTTGGAGTTTTAATAGGCGCTATAATCGGATATATAACAAATTGGGTAGCTATAAAAATGCTTTTTAGACCACACTATGAGAAAAGGTTATTTGGTATTAAGTTACCTTTTACACCAGGGCTCATACCTAAAGAAAAAGCGAGGATTTCTAGAAGTGTTGGTGAAACTGTTGGAAATCATCTTCTTACTAATGACGTTATGATTAGTGCTTTAAGTAATGATAATATAAAAAATCACTTAAAGAGTATTATTGAAAAGAAGATAGGCAGTGCTAAGAGTTTAGATAAAGATTTAGATGAAGTTCTAGAAGATAAGATTGGAGACTATTATAAAAAACTAAAGATTAGATTTAAAGTTAAAGCTTCCAGTTATGCGCTTACTAAATTTAGAAATGAAGAGTTTATAGATTCAGCATCTAAATTTATTATGAATAAAATTAATATAACCTTGTTAGAAAAACCCAGTAAGCTAAAAGAATTGTCTTCGGGAAAGGGATTCTATAATAACATACTTAATGACATGCCAAAAGTAATTGATAAATCTAAAATTGCGCAATATATTAATCAAAATATTAATCAATCATTAGATCATTTGGTTAGTGAAAGTATGAAGGTAGAGGACATTGTTCCTCCAGAGGTATTCTCTTCTATAAATACATATATTTATAATGAAAGAGATGGTATTTCTAAGCAAGTATCATCTATACTTAGGGAAGATAAGGTAGAGGAAAAGGTTAAAGAAGCAATAAAAAACAATGTTTTATCTGGGATGAATCCATTAGTATCAATGTTTTTAAATGTGGATTCGGTATATGACAAATTTCTGCAAGCCATAGATAGTTATATTGAAGATGATGATAATAAGATTTTACTGGTTTCATATATAGGAACTATAATTTCTAGCTTTGGAAAAAAGCAAGTAAAAGACGTGCTTTATGGGATTCCTCAGGATTCAAGAAAAAACTTAATAGACATATTATCGGCTTCAGCAGTGGAAAGGCTAATAACCTCTGATGTGTTAGAAGGCGGATTAAAACTGATTCTAGATAAGATAGACAGCTTTGAGTCGTATCATCATATATTGATATTATTAGCTGAAAACTATGAGGACAGAATAGAAAAGTACATAAGAAGTACGATTAAAACACTTGTTATGAGTGGGGCTTTTGAAGAAAAGATAGGCCGTGCTATAGATGTGCTTATCAAAGAAATATCTAATACTTCAATAACAAAGTTGCTCAATAGTTATGATGGAAGCATTAATGATGAATTAAGTAATTTGATAGAAAATATATATGATAAATTCATTAATGATGAGGGTTCTAATATTATACATATAATTGACATACCTAAAATTGTAGAAGATCAAATCAATTCCTTCGATGTAGATTATGCTGAAAAAATAATATTGGATATAGCAAGTAAGGAACTTTCAGCTATTACATGGTTGGGAGCACTTTTAGGAGGAGTATTAGGTATACTATCTCCTGTTCTTGCAAGTATAGGAAGTTAA
- a CDS encoding Crp/Fnr family transcriptional regulator gives MNDTSSIIIKLQRCKLFSHFTEENLKSILSNNKTSLKSYTPNDVIFIEDEPCNHLSVILSGKIDIQKLDSDGNVLIVSTMEDGNVFGENLLFGDRNQYPMSVICKDVSEVLHISKEKVYELCETDHIFMLKFFRILSNKAVALSSKLKQVSMKSLRQMICHFLMVKYNKSESSLIQLNMTKKEWSDKLGVQRPSLSRELIKMKEEGLIDYDRRSITILDIEAIEAES, from the coding sequence ATGAATGACACAAGTTCAATAATTATAAAGCTTCAAAGATGCAAGTTATTCTCACATTTTACAGAAGAGAATCTAAAATCTATTTTATCAAACAACAAAACCTCTCTGAAATCTTATACTCCGAATGATGTTATATTTATCGAGGATGAGCCTTGCAATCATCTTAGTGTAATATTATCTGGAAAAATTGATATACAAAAACTCGATTCAGACGGCAATGTCCTCATCGTTTCGACCATGGAAGACGGAAACGTATTTGGCGAAAATCTATTATTTGGGGATAGAAACCAATACCCTATGTCAGTTATATGCAAAGACGTTTCTGAAGTACTTCATATATCTAAAGAAAAAGTATATGAACTTTGCGAAACAGATCATATTTTCATGTTGAAATTTTTTAGAATTCTTTCAAACAAAGCAGTTGCCCTAAGCTCAAAACTTAAGCAAGTAAGCATGAAGTCTCTCCGCCAAATGATCTGCCACTTTCTAATGGTTAAATACAATAAATCAGAAAGTTCTTTAATTCAATTAAATATGACTAAGAAAGAGTGGTCTGATAAGCTTGGCGTCCAAAGACCATCTTTGTCTAGAGAATTAATTAAAATGAAAGAAGAAGGACTTATTGACTATGACAGAAGATCAATAACCATATTAGATATAGAGGCTATTGAAGCTGAAAGTTAA